From the Maioricimonas rarisocia genome, one window contains:
- a CDS encoding PVC-type heme-binding CxxCH protein — protein MKKLSIRLSLALVGVCLSLLAPAAADDTTTTRQPHAVFVVGTHHYQPHETIPAFAERLEQYGFRTTVVLPAGNPEHNANGTGLPGLEVLSDADVAIFYMRFLELPAEQLAHIEKYVTAGKPVIGLRTSTHAFDYPKDDPRSKWNDGFGRDVLGSRYFIHLQGQTTVEHVTAQRGNVLLNGVPTRFVDPGTLYKTELPDDALPLLSGTGQARKTGTITNRFGTHEIEAEMTWPVAWTWSNKFGGKTFATTLGHRQSFELPALNRLLINAIHWAVDRPVDIAREKAAIARKMPNLKRPVGELDRFDPESERRSFEVLDGFEVNLWAAEPMLVNPIHMTWDPQGRLWVCCSTSYPQVQPGEKPNDQIMVLEDTDGDGRADTSTVFADGLYVPTGLELGDGGVYVANAPDLLFLKDTDGDLKADVREVVLTGFATEDNHHSISAWRWGPGGWLYFQEGTFMHTQVETPHGVVRLENGGVFQFRPRDLDLRVYADYRASNPWGHTFDRWGTEVLIDNPNLYFLAPLTANSRAKLAYQSSGRGTKQCGGEFVSGRHLPDEFQNQIWTNQYKSNTVTRYEITDDGAGIGVNELEPLIRSRDINFRPVDLKIGPDGAAYILDWYNPLIGHMQHSFRDERRDTTHGRVWRVTHRDRPLVEPPQLVDVPLDQVVSHLKAPEDWTRHQAKRVLADAAPDDVTAALESFVASLDRNDPGYAHHLTEALWAYQTIDVVNEDLLRDVLQSDHPKARAAAVRVLRYWWDRIGDSARSTEPALALLEQAVADEHPRVRLEAVLTLGFVPDARSVALACRVLDQPMDRYIEHALKLTVDGLQPHWLPAHRAGELTFASLDHRSYALSNLLTNEAVEVMVDLLNAGQVDASRLKGPAEAVARTATAAQLEKLVLTMVEYTREYGTRGKDAADPAAIRVVLEALNTAARTRGIKPTGVDKMVPRVFAVPDVDAQVAAARLVGVWKITREGRRLQQLVRAEGTDPALKLAAASALGELAGRSDRQFLARLAKSNKTADQSLGVVGLASLDLDRAAAVAAELFAAAPDAAFPPEQIVEVFIQRRGGADALGAALDKDDVHADVASRVAAHLVRIGEQHPALVEAFGGGVPAGSLEDLLMAEDRLELAADVREHGNPARGERIFRRSELACFTCHNISGAGGIIGPDLAAVGSAYQEDYLVDSILRPSKVIKEFFETAVVLTDEGRVITGILVLSDEDKIVVRDPQQGGAEVTIPTDQIDEVAKGPSLMPRGLANKLNNRQEFLDLTSFLAALGKPGPYQRNTTPILRRWRVATIDGQATVDAGLVEHVLASGTPAYSLVDGTLPAEDLPKEAASVLAVAELDVSEAGSIGLKIEPSAAVRVLVDGRPAGERIDLERGRHSLAFVIDRESLDDGLRVEVTRPGTGAATFQPITGP, from the coding sequence ATGAAGAAACTTTCGATCCGCCTGTCGCTCGCCCTCGTCGGCGTCTGCCTGTCACTGCTCGCGCCGGCTGCGGCGGACGACACGACCACGACCAGGCAGCCACATGCTGTCTTTGTCGTCGGCACGCACCACTACCAGCCGCACGAGACAATCCCGGCGTTTGCCGAGCGACTCGAGCAGTATGGCTTCCGCACGACCGTCGTGCTGCCGGCAGGCAACCCCGAGCACAATGCGAACGGCACCGGTCTTCCCGGACTCGAAGTCCTGTCCGATGCGGACGTCGCGATCTTTTACATGCGATTTCTCGAACTGCCGGCTGAACAGCTGGCGCATATCGAGAAGTACGTCACCGCCGGCAAGCCGGTCATTGGCCTGCGGACCTCGACACACGCCTTCGACTATCCGAAGGACGATCCCCGCTCGAAGTGGAACGACGGGTTCGGCCGCGATGTGCTGGGCAGCCGCTACTTCATTCATCTGCAGGGACAGACCACCGTCGAGCACGTCACCGCACAACGAGGAAACGTGCTGCTCAACGGCGTTCCCACCCGCTTCGTTGATCCCGGCACGCTTTACAAGACGGAACTGCCGGACGATGCCCTCCCGCTACTGTCCGGTACCGGGCAGGCACGAAAGACGGGCACGATCACGAACCGCTTCGGGACTCACGAGATCGAAGCGGAGATGACCTGGCCGGTCGCCTGGACCTGGTCAAACAAATTCGGCGGAAAGACGTTTGCCACGACGCTGGGCCATCGGCAGTCGTTCGAGTTGCCGGCCCTCAATCGGCTGCTCATCAACGCCATCCACTGGGCCGTCGACCGTCCCGTTGACATCGCCCGCGAGAAGGCTGCGATCGCACGGAAGATGCCGAACCTGAAGCGTCCGGTCGGCGAACTGGACCGCTTCGATCCCGAATCCGAGCGTCGGTCGTTCGAAGTCCTCGACGGATTCGAGGTGAACCTGTGGGCCGCCGAGCCGATGCTCGTCAATCCGATCCACATGACGTGGGATCCGCAGGGACGATTGTGGGTCTGCTGTTCGACCAGCTACCCGCAGGTCCAGCCGGGCGAGAAGCCGAACGACCAGATCATGGTCCTTGAAGACACCGACGGGGACGGCCGGGCCGACACGTCGACAGTCTTTGCCGACGGACTGTACGTCCCGACCGGCCTCGAACTGGGTGACGGCGGCGTCTATGTCGCCAACGCCCCGGACCTGCTGTTCCTCAAGGACACCGACGGCGACCTGAAGGCGGACGTCCGCGAAGTCGTGCTGACCGGCTTCGCCACCGAGGACAATCACCACTCGATCAGCGCCTGGCGGTGGGGCCCCGGCGGATGGCTCTACTTCCAGGAAGGAACCTTCATGCACACGCAGGTCGAAACGCCGCATGGTGTCGTCCGGCTCGAAAATGGCGGCGTGTTCCAGTTCCGCCCCCGCGATCTCGACCTGCGGGTCTATGCCGACTACCGCGCCTCCAATCCCTGGGGCCACACGTTCGACCGCTGGGGAACCGAAGTCCTCATCGACAACCCCAACCTCTACTTCCTTGCCCCGCTGACTGCCAACAGTCGGGCCAAGCTGGCGTACCAGTCGAGCGGACGTGGCACCAAGCAGTGCGGCGGCGAGTTCGTCTCCGGCCGACACCTGCCGGACGAATTCCAGAACCAGATCTGGACGAACCAGTACAAGTCGAACACCGTCACACGGTACGAAATCACCGACGACGGGGCGGGCATCGGCGTGAACGAACTCGAACCGCTCATCCGTTCGCGGGACATCAACTTCCGTCCGGTCGACCTCAAGATCGGCCCCGACGGTGCCGCCTACATCCTCGACTGGTACAACCCGCTCATCGGCCACATGCAGCACAGCTTCCGCGATGAACGCCGCGACACGACGCACGGTCGCGTCTGGCGCGTGACACATCGTGATCGCCCGCTGGTCGAACCGCCCCAACTGGTCGACGTGCCGCTCGATCAGGTCGTCTCGCATCTGAAGGCCCCGGAAGACTGGACGCGCCATCAGGCGAAGCGGGTGCTCGCCGACGCTGCCCCAGACGATGTAACCGCGGCTCTGGAGTCGTTTGTCGCCTCGCTCGACCGGAACGATCCCGGCTACGCGCATCACCTCACCGAAGCACTCTGGGCGTATCAGACGATCGACGTTGTCAACGAAGATCTGCTGCGGGACGTGCTGCAGTCAGATCATCCCAAGGCCCGGGCCGCTGCCGTTCGAGTCCTTCGCTACTGGTGGGACCGCATCGGCGATTCGGCACGGTCGACCGAACCGGCCCTGGCCCTGCTGGAACAGGCAGTCGCTGATGAACATCCCCGCGTACGGCTCGAAGCCGTCCTGACGCTCGGATTCGTCCCCGACGCCCGCTCGGTGGCCCTCGCGTGCCGCGTGCTCGATCAGCCGATGGACCGTTACATCGAACATGCCCTCAAGCTGACCGTCGACGGCCTGCAGCCGCACTGGCTCCCCGCGCACCGAGCCGGCGAGCTGACGTTCGCTTCGCTCGATCATCGCAGTTACGCCCTGTCGAACCTGCTGACCAACGAGGCGGTTGAAGTGATGGTCGACCTGCTCAACGCCGGGCAGGTGGACGCCAGCCGTCTCAAGGGACCAGCCGAAGCCGTCGCCCGCACCGCGACGGCCGCCCAGCTCGAAAAACTCGTGCTGACGATGGTCGAGTACACCCGCGAATACGGCACCCGGGGCAAAGACGCCGCCGATCCGGCTGCAATCCGGGTGGTGCTCGAAGCCCTCAACACAGCGGCTCGCACACGGGGCATCAAGCCGACCGGCGTGGATAAAATGGTCCCCCGCGTCTTCGCCGTCCCCGATGTCGACGCGCAGGTCGCGGCCGCACGCCTCGTCGGCGTCTGGAAGATCACTCGCGAAGGTCGGCGTTTGCAGCAACTGGTCCGGGCTGAGGGGACCGATCCGGCACTCAAACTGGCCGCGGCCTCGGCACTGGGTGAACTGGCCGGCCGGTCCGACCGGCAGTTCCTCGCCCGTCTGGCGAAGTCGAACAAGACCGCCGACCAGTCGCTCGGCGTGGTCGGGCTCGCGTCGCTCGATCTCGATCGGGCTGCTGCGGTCGCAGCGGAACTCTTCGCCGCAGCACCCGATGCCGCCTTCCCTCCCGAACAGATCGTCGAAGTCTTCATTCAGAGAAGGGGTGGCGCCGACGCGCTCGGCGCGGCTCTCGACAAGGATGACGTGCATGCCGACGTCGCCAGCCGGGTCGCAGCCCATCTGGTCCGCATCGGGGAGCAGCACCCGGCACTCGTCGAGGCGTTTGGTGGTGGCGTACCGGCCGGCTCGCTCGAAGACCTGTTGATGGCCGAGGACCGGCTCGAACTGGCCGCCGATGTCCGCGAGCATGGCAATCCTGCCCGCGGGGAGCGGATCTTCCGCCGCAGCGAACTGGCCTGCTTCACCTGTCACAACATCTCGGGAGCGGGGGGCATCATCGGGCCGGACCTGGCGGCTGTCGGCTCGGCCTATCAGGAGGACTACCTCGTCGACTCGATCCTGCGGCCCTCGAAGGTCATCAAGGAGTTCTTCGAGACGGCGGTCGTCCTCACCGACGAAGGTCGGGTCATCACCGGCATCCTGGTCCTCAGCGACGAAGACAAGATTGTCGTCCGCGATCCGCAGCAGGGGGGAGCCGAGGTGACCATCCCGACCGATCAGATCGATGAGGTCGCGAAGGGCCCCTCCCTGATGCCGCGGGGACTGGCCAACAAACTGAACAACCGGCAGGAATTCCTCGACCTCACGTCGTTCCTCGCCGCACTGGGCAAGCCGGGACCGTATCAGCGGAACACGACACCGATCCTGCGCCGATGGCGCGTCGCCACGATCGATGGGCAGGCGACAGTCGATGCCGGGCTGGTCGAGCACGTTCTCGCCTCAGGCACGCCGGCCTACAGCCTCGTCGACGGCACGTTGCCGGCCGAGGACCTCCCGAAAGAAGCGGCCTCCGTGCTCGCGGTCGCGGAACTGGACGTCTCGGAAGCCGGTTCAATCGGTCTGAAGATCGAACCGTCCGCCGCGGTTCGTGTCCTTGTCGATGGTCGCCCGGCAGGGGAGAGGATCGACCTCGAGCGAGGGCGGCACTCCCTGGCGTTCGTGATCGACCGGGAGTCGCTCGACGATGGCCTGCGGGTGGAGGTGACCCGCCCGGGCACGGGAGCGGCAACATTCCAGCCGATCACGGGACCGTAG
- a CDS encoding PP2C family protein-serine/threonine phosphatase, producing the protein MSRHDDDTVEISRPESFSDKFFAPPTPRFEVRAAGGTHVGKVRKNNEDNYAVVRRTRSQEVLDTSLPSKPVTPLIDEGYALIVADGIGGSAFGEFASRLAVETMFELAGRATSWVMRMTELDDQQIRERVAAYAAEIQKVFRGYSEINPDMAHMGTTWTSACIIPPDAVIVHIGDSRAFLYRDQKLERLTRDHTLGQEMAEAGMPDDEVQRYRHILVNSLQGTADEITADVSHVRLQVGDRLLVCSDGLTDMVDEDAIAQILQSQTEPQPTCDRLIESALEAGGRDNVTVVLCHIASAE; encoded by the coding sequence ATGAGCCGTCACGACGATGACACAGTCGAGATCTCGCGGCCGGAGTCCTTCTCCGACAAGTTCTTTGCTCCCCCGACTCCACGGTTTGAGGTCCGCGCCGCCGGCGGCACGCACGTCGGCAAGGTTCGCAAGAACAACGAGGACAACTACGCAGTCGTCCGCCGCACCCGGTCGCAGGAAGTGCTCGACACCAGTCTTCCGAGCAAGCCGGTCACGCCACTGATCGACGAGGGATACGCTCTGATCGTCGCCGATGGCATCGGCGGATCGGCCTTCGGTGAGTTTGCCAGTCGGCTCGCGGTTGAGACGATGTTCGAGCTTGCCGGACGGGCGACAAGCTGGGTCATGCGGATGACCGAGCTGGATGACCAGCAGATCCGCGAGCGTGTGGCCGCATATGCCGCCGAAATCCAGAAGGTCTTCCGTGGTTACTCCGAAATCAATCCGGATATGGCCCACATGGGAACGACCTGGACGTCGGCCTGTATTATCCCGCCGGACGCCGTGATCGTGCACATCGGAGACTCGCGGGCCTTTCTGTACCGCGATCAGAAACTCGAACGGCTTACGCGCGACCACACACTCGGCCAGGAAATGGCGGAAGCCGGCATGCCCGACGACGAAGTGCAGCGGTATCGCCACATCCTCGTGAACAGCCTGCAGGGAACCGCCGACGAGATCACCGCCGATGTCAGTCACGTGCGCCTGCAGGTGGGGGACCGACTACTTGTCTGCAGCGACGGACTGACCGATATGGTGGACGAAGATGCGATCGCGCAGATCCTGCAGTCGCAGACGGAACCGCAGCCCACGTGCGACCGGCTGATCGAATCCGCCCTCGAAGCCGGCGGCAGGGACAACGTCACCGTCGTTCTCTGTCACATCGCCTCAGCAGAGTGA
- a CDS encoding c-type cytochrome domain-containing protein: MSRLCPILAAVMLLLPVAVRADDDNDELARQARSVLRRHCLRCHNGSGSEGGDFDILNVTHLVDEYGLVTDGDPADSLLLERVVEETMPPFEIRERTPVTAGEAEILRRWIAEGAAVFPVGEGREFIQLTDVLQAMHDFLRTQRPEDRQFIRFFTLHNLYNNSRILSEDLPIYRAALSKALNSLSNQSRIALPRAIDTASHLGSGRAGSLSETVYAIDVRDYGWDEDDLWTEVIRAYPYGVSYENLLDDRLQQLDGEIVRMSGSDLPMIRADWFITTAMRPPLYHALLRIPDTADELEQQLDVDIPGRFRQPAANRLARAGFAKSGVSGQNRMVERTDGAFGAYWKSYDFKPGRKRAKLSRFPLGPRNLFAGTSHPFDAQAFEHDGGEIIWHLPNGLQGYMLIDGEGGRIDEGPIDVVSDALKTSGTPAIVNGVSCMACHKHGMIPFQDSIRDHSAVFGAAQRKVQDLYPAASVMQQLVEQDRERFMEALEECIGPFLKTGANKDTPIEDFPEPVAEVARLHRLVFLDLETVACELNIEDPQQLILRVGLRTLKELGLDALAQKDGVISRLDWEAFEGTSLMQDLASQLGFTPQIVF, translated from the coding sequence ATGAGTCGACTTTGCCCGATCCTTGCGGCCGTCATGTTGCTGCTGCCTGTGGCAGTCCGCGCCGACGACGACAACGACGAACTGGCCCGGCAGGCCCGCAGCGTACTCCGCCGGCACTGCCTGAGGTGCCACAACGGCAGCGGATCCGAAGGGGGCGATTTCGACATCCTCAACGTCACGCACCTGGTCGACGAATACGGCCTCGTGACCGACGGGGACCCGGCCGACTCACTGCTGCTCGAACGGGTCGTCGAAGAGACGATGCCCCCCTTCGAGATCCGGGAGCGAACCCCCGTCACCGCCGGCGAAGCCGAGATCCTCCGCCGCTGGATCGCTGAAGGAGCTGCCGTGTTCCCGGTCGGAGAAGGCCGGGAGTTCATTCAGCTGACCGACGTGCTGCAGGCAATGCACGACTTTCTGCGGACCCAGCGACCGGAAGACCGGCAGTTCATCCGCTTCTTTACTCTGCACAACCTGTACAACAACTCCAGGATCCTCAGCGAAGACCTGCCCATCTATCGGGCGGCCCTCTCGAAGGCACTCAACAGCCTGAGCAATCAGTCCCGCATCGCCCTGCCGCGGGCCATCGATACGGCCTCTCATCTTGGCAGCGGCCGGGCCGGCTCCCTCAGCGAAACCGTCTACGCGATCGATGTTCGCGATTACGGCTGGGATGAAGACGACCTCTGGACCGAGGTGATTCGCGCCTATCCCTACGGCGTCAGCTACGAGAATCTGCTCGATGACCGGCTGCAGCAACTGGATGGCGAGATTGTCCGGATGTCCGGCAGCGATCTGCCGATGATCCGCGCCGACTGGTTCATCACGACGGCCATGAGGCCCCCGCTGTACCACGCGCTGCTCCGCATCCCCGACACCGCCGACGAACTCGAACAGCAACTGGATGTCGACATCCCGGGGCGTTTTCGCCAGCCGGCTGCGAACCGTCTGGCCAGGGCCGGCTTTGCGAAAAGCGGCGTCTCCGGGCAGAACCGCATGGTCGAACGGACGGACGGAGCGTTCGGGGCCTACTGGAAGAGCTACGACTTCAAGCCGGGCCGCAAACGGGCCAAGCTGTCTCGGTTTCCCCTCGGTCCGCGCAATCTGTTCGCCGGAACTTCGCATCCGTTCGACGCGCAGGCATTCGAGCATGACGGGGGCGAGATCATCTGGCATCTGCCCAACGGGCTGCAGGGTTACATGCTGATTGACGGCGAAGGGGGACGGATCGACGAGGGTCCGATCGACGTAGTCAGCGACGCCCTCAAGACGTCCGGCACGCCGGCGATCGTCAACGGCGTCTCCTGCATGGCCTGCCACAAGCATGGCATGATTCCGTTCCAGGATTCGATCCGCGATCATAGTGCCGTCTTCGGTGCCGCCCAGCGCAAGGTGCAGGATCTCTACCCGGCAGCCAGCGTCATGCAGCAACTCGTCGAACAGGACCGCGAACGCTTCATGGAAGCACTCGAGGAATGCATCGGGCCGTTCCTCAAGACAGGCGCCAACAAGGACACCCCCATCGAGGACTTCCCCGAACCCGTTGCCGAAGTCGCCCGCCTGCACCGACTCGTGTTTCTCGATCTCGAAACGGTCGCCTGCGAGCTGAATATCGAAGATCCGCAGCAGCTGATCCTGCGGGTCGGCCTGCGAACTCTCAAGGAACTGGGGCTCGATGCACTCGCTCAGAAGGATGGCGTCATCAGCCGTCTGGACTGGGAGGCGTTCGAGGGCACCTCGCTGATGCAGGACCTGGCTTCGCAGCTGGGATTCACACCACAGATCGTCTTCTGA